One Deltaproteobacteria bacterium DNA window includes the following coding sequences:
- a CDS encoding fimbrial biogenesis outer membrane usher protein, with protein sequence MLRRLWIALVMIAMALMPSLVLSAEQRARLELRVDQKRFGTIEVVFRGEDILARLTDLKAANIDSFGGRVETILGVEHVSLKSMNRALSYELNATDLSLRLTLKPPPVNSQLAAKTPALELPPSDSTPIIEKKSLQVLRPARLALKMDGKRRGDINVILRGQEILVRLRDLTALSVNAESAQTEAIRGERYVSLKSLTGQISYSLDSSALTLALTSRPNSAETQIAIATPAAPTTAPPLATEQRAILEFRVNAESKGEADVILRGEDVLARVKDLQSVGMVVIDGRKETIAGESYVSLRSLAPSLTFGINDSDLSFDLTLVPEVFGAHVLSGRDYRPAKLEHREDTSAFVNYAVNANDFKKVSAFSEIGLTVKNALVYNSVSRKLNGDIVRGLTNVTLSDRNVNVRTMIGDRLVNSDFLGSSITMGGLSYYREFGLDPYFIRNPGLNYSGAVATPSTLDVYANGRLVRRVPLPPGQFQLNDLPVPTGSNNARFVIRDAFGRERELGSQFFYFTSGLLKPRLHDFSYNVGSRRDDLANKSWSYDSPVFLGHHRYGFSDAVTAGVRMEGGRSLVSGGPSVSFLLPVGEMEVTTAASNEHGRPGGAAFLGYSYIDRRFSLGSSVKVQSESYATTSLSYKKARSWLESGVYVAFPVTDQTTINLRYAFADSAQNGMEHRAQWFTGTRLTQNLTFITGTSFDLKGGRHSLGLNAGLSFNLGEVGGAVSFQHDDDTKGKGTLDFRKSLPIGPGYGYGLQATSQGDLDSVFQYQTSFGRYEANYNRLDGQNGSRLSAAGGLALIDGGVQFTRPVQDSFALIKVPGLAGVKGYLNNLEVGSTDANGRLFVPNLLSYYGNNLGISKKDLPFNYNVEATDKIVSAPYRGGAVVEFPALRIQRVLGKTVIESGGKITIPKYGQLTVTGQGQSSESPLGNDGEFYFENLTSGRYQAQIDTKNLTCDFALQIPASNDESIELGTLRCVTQ encoded by the coding sequence TCAACGCAACGGATCTCAGTTTGCGACTGACGTTAAAACCGCCGCCGGTAAATTCACAGCTCGCTGCTAAAACACCGGCGCTGGAGCTACCGCCCAGCGACAGCACACCGATCATCGAGAAGAAATCGTTGCAAGTCCTGCGACCGGCGCGCTTGGCTTTAAAAATGGACGGCAAAAGGAGGGGCGATATCAACGTGATATTGCGCGGCCAAGAAATCCTCGTGCGCCTACGCGATTTGACGGCTCTAAGCGTTAACGCAGAGTCGGCGCAAACTGAGGCGATCCGCGGTGAAAGATATGTTTCACTCAAATCGCTTACCGGCCAAATCAGTTACTCGCTTGATTCTTCGGCGCTTACTCTAGCTTTGACCTCCAGGCCAAATTCCGCGGAAACGCAAATCGCCATCGCTACTCCCGCGGCGCCAACGACCGCGCCGCCGCTAGCAACCGAACAGCGGGCGATTTTAGAATTTCGCGTCAACGCTGAAAGTAAGGGCGAAGCGGATGTCATTCTGCGCGGTGAGGACGTGCTCGCGCGGGTGAAAGATTTACAGTCGGTGGGCATGGTTGTGATCGACGGCCGAAAGGAAACCATCGCCGGCGAAAGTTACGTCTCGTTGCGTTCGTTGGCGCCATCTTTAACGTTTGGTATCAATGACAGCGATCTTTCCTTCGATCTTACGCTGGTGCCGGAAGTATTTGGCGCCCATGTCTTGAGTGGTCGCGATTACCGGCCGGCAAAACTGGAACATCGTGAGGACACCAGCGCCTTTGTCAACTACGCGGTCAACGCCAACGATTTCAAAAAGGTCAGCGCCTTCAGCGAGATCGGCTTGACCGTGAAAAATGCGCTGGTCTACAACAGCGTGTCGCGGAAATTGAATGGCGATATCGTGCGCGGCTTGACCAACGTTACACTTAGCGACCGCAACGTCAACGTGCGCACGATGATCGGCGACCGTCTAGTCAACTCCGACTTTCTCGGCAGCAGCATCACTATGGGCGGCCTGAGTTATTATCGTGAATTCGGACTCGACCCCTACTTCATACGCAATCCAGGCCTAAATTATTCTGGCGCGGTGGCGACGCCGTCGACGCTCGACGTTTACGCCAACGGCCGGCTCGTGCGCCGTGTGCCGTTACCGCCGGGACAGTTTCAACTGAACGATCTGCCGGTGCCGACGGGCAGCAACAATGCTCGTTTCGTGATTCGCGATGCCTTCGGCCGCGAGAGAGAATTAGGATCGCAATTTTTTTATTTCACGTCTGGATTGCTCAAGCCCCGCCTGCACGATTTCAGTTACAACGTCGGCTCGCGCCGGGACGATCTTGCCAACAAAAGTTGGAGCTACGATTCACCGGTGTTTCTCGGCCATCATCGCTATGGCTTTTCCGACGCCGTCACCGCTGGTGTGCGGATGGAAGGCGGACGTAGTTTGGTGAGTGGCGGACCGAGCGTTTCGTTCTTGTTGCCGGTGGGTGAGATGGAAGTTACCACGGCCGCGAGTAACGAACATGGCCGCCCTGGCGGCGCAGCATTTCTCGGCTACAGCTACATCGACCGGCGATTTAGTTTGGGCAGCTCGGTCAAAGTGCAGAGCGAAAGTTACGCGACCACCAGCTTGAGTTACAAGAAAGCGCGTTCGTGGTTGGAGTCAGGGGTTTATGTCGCCTTTCCGGTCACCGATCAGACAACTATTAATCTTCGGTACGCCTTCGCAGATTCTGCTCAGAATGGCATGGAGCATCGCGCTCAATGGTTTACAGGAACGCGCTTGACACAGAATCTAACTTTCATAACCGGCACCAGCTTCGATCTAAAAGGCGGCCGCCATTCACTGGGACTTAATGCCGGACTAAGCTTCAACCTCGGCGAAGTCGGCGGCGCGGTGTCCTTTCAACACGACGACGACACCAAGGGAAAAGGCACCTTGGATTTTCGCAAGAGTTTACCCATCGGACCAGGTTACGGTTACGGTTTACAAGCGACGAGCCAAGGCGATCTCGATAGCGTTTTTCAATATCAAACCTCCTTCGGCCGCTATGAAGCCAACTACAATCGGCTCGACGGCCAGAACGGCTCGCGCTTGAGCGCGGCGGGCGGATTGGCATTGATCGACGGCGGCGTGCAGTTCACCCGGCCAGTGCAAGACAGTTTCGCGTTGATCAAAGTTCCCGGCCTGGCCGGCGTCAAAGGTTACTTGAACAATCTCGAAGTGGGCAGCACCGACGCCAACGGCCGGCTGTTCGTGCCCAATCTACTTTCTTACTACGGCAACAATTTGGGAATCTCCAAGAAAGATCTACCCTTCAACTATAACGTTGAAGCCACCGACAAAATCGTATCCGCGCCCTACCGCGGCGGCGCCGTGGTTGAATTTCCCGCCCTGCGCATTCAGCGCGTGCTCGGCAAAACCGTGATCGAGAGCGGCGGTAAGATAACGATTCCAAAATACGGTCAGCTGACCGTGACTGGACAAGGCCAAAGCAGCGAATCACCCTTGGGCAACGACGGAGAATTTTATTTCGAGAATCTCACAAGCGGCCGTTATCAAGCGCAAATCGACACCAAGAATCTGACTTGCGACTTCGCGCTGCAAATCCCGGCCAGCAACGATGAGTCGATTGAGCTTGGAACCCTCCGATGTGTAACGCAATGA
- a CDS encoding SCPU domain-containing protein gives MINRRKLFLTVLVVLGLVLPIKSAQAACTLRGASIAFGTYDPISLTPLDTAGAVIYRCAGSDHNITITLSRGGGATFATRRMIKGSEQLFYNLYRDAARTAIWGDGTGGTQSFFIGNPQANNTDLSVPIFGRIPAGQNVSKGSFSDTITVTLIF, from the coding sequence ATGATAAACCGGCGAAAATTATTTCTCACGGTGTTAGTCGTGCTCGGGCTGGTGTTGCCGATAAAATCGGCTCAGGCGGCCTGTACTCTTCGCGGCGCATCCATCGCTTTTGGCACCTACGATCCGATTAGCTTGACGCCTTTGGATACCGCCGGTGCGGTGATCTATCGCTGTGCGGGCAGCGATCACAACATCACGATCACATTGAGCCGTGGCGGCGGAGCAACCTTTGCCACGCGGCGCATGATTAAGGGCTCCGAACAACTTTTTTATAATCTCTATCGGGATGCGGCACGCACGGCGATTTGGGGCGACGGCACCGGCGGTACGCAAAGCTTTTTCATCGGCAACCCACAAGCCAATAACACCGACCTCAGCGTGCCAATCTTCGGCCGCATCCCGGCGGGACAAAATGTCAGTAAGGGCAGCTTCAGCGACACGATTACCGTGACCTTGATATTCTAA
- a CDS encoding UbiD family decarboxylase, which produces MAKREEVVAKAGKKPIQDLREWLGEVEALGDLVRVKDSVSCDEEMSAIGYLVAKQKPSPAILFDNIKGYEKSSYKAQSLWNILGPSIPRIALTMEEPHDTPIVELIRRVKDKLKNRMPPREVPAAQAAMYQNTLTGDKIDLSQLPIPRHWPLDGGRYAGTADCVITRDPDSGYLNVGTYRMMLQSKNECGLYLSPGKDARLHITRSWQQGKPVQVAAAWGIDPLFMVVGSQTFPKNVSEYEFLGGIKGEPIPVVKGKTTDLLLPANAEFMIEGIIKPNSVRSEGPFGEFPGYYGRPEAGCPLVEITAVHYRNNPILTNALMADYPSNEQSGFFSIIRSARIWDDLDKLGIPGIQGIYAHPAGAGGFGMTVIALEQRYAGHAAQALALAAQVPGGAYYTKWIIAVDEDVDPTDMDQVIWAMSSRCNPIDDIDILRNTWSTWLDPTQNPPEKRPYGSKALINACKEHRYLPVFSKRTALRKEMYDKVAGEWKKLGLPGQIPQVRAFEEKKEVVYHEVGGFEPGLQPGEVEKKK; this is translated from the coding sequence ATGGCCAAACGAGAAGAAGTTGTCGCAAAGGCGGGTAAGAAACCGATTCAAGATCTGCGCGAGTGGCTCGGTGAAGTCGAAGCGCTGGGCGATTTGGTGCGGGTCAAAGATTCGGTCAGCTGCGATGAGGAGATGAGCGCCATCGGTTATCTCGTCGCCAAGCAAAAACCTTCGCCGGCGATCCTGTTCGATAATATTAAAGGCTACGAAAAAAGCTCCTATAAGGCCCAGTCGCTGTGGAACATCCTCGGCCCGAGCATTCCGCGCATCGCGCTCACCATGGAAGAACCGCATGACACACCGATCGTCGAACTGATTCGCCGGGTCAAGGATAAATTGAAAAACCGCATGCCACCGCGCGAAGTGCCCGCGGCGCAAGCGGCGATGTACCAAAATACGCTCACCGGCGACAAAATCGATTTATCGCAGCTGCCAATACCGCGCCATTGGCCTTTAGACGGCGGCCGTTATGCCGGCACCGCCGACTGCGTCATTACTCGCGATCCGGACAGCGGCTACTTGAACGTCGGCACCTACCGCATGATGCTGCAGAGCAAAAACGAATGCGGCCTCTATCTTTCGCCGGGCAAAGACGCGCGCTTGCACATCACGCGCTCATGGCAACAGGGCAAGCCGGTGCAAGTGGCGGCCGCTTGGGGCATCGATCCGCTGTTCATGGTAGTCGGCTCGCAAACTTTTCCGAAAAATGTTTCCGAGTATGAATTTTTGGGCGGCATCAAAGGCGAACCGATTCCCGTGGTCAAAGGCAAGACTACCGATCTGTTGTTGCCGGCCAACGCCGAGTTCATGATCGAAGGTATCATCAAGCCCAATTCGGTGCGCAGCGAAGGTCCCTTCGGTGAATTTCCCGGCTACTATGGCCGGCCGGAAGCGGGTTGTCCGTTGGTCGAAATCACCGCGGTGCACTATCGCAACAATCCGATTCTGACCAATGCTCTAATGGCCGACTATCCGTCCAACGAGCAGAGCGGCTTTTTCTCGATCATTCGCTCGGCACGAATTTGGGACGATCTCGATAAACTCGGCATTCCAGGTATTCAGGGAATCTATGCCCATCCCGCCGGCGCCGGCGGCTTCGGTATGACCGTGATCGCGCTCGAACAGCGCTACGCCGGCCACGCGGCGCAAGCACTGGCATTGGCGGCGCAAGTTCCCGGCGGCGCTTATTACACGAAATGGATCATCGCGGTTGATGAAGATGTTGACCCCACCGACATGGATCAAGTGATTTGGGCCATGAGCAGCCGCTGCAATCCCATCGACGACATCGATATTTTGCGCAACACTTGGTCCACCTGGCTCGATCCGACCCAGAATCCACCGGAGAAGCGCCCTTACGGTTCGAAAGCGCTGATCAACGCTTGCAAAGAACATCGCTACCTGCCGGTTTTTTCCAAGCGCACCGCACTGCGCAAAGAGATGTACGACAAGGTCGCCGGCGAATGGAAGAAACTCGGTCTACCGGGACAGATTCCCCAGGTCAGAGCGTTCGAAGAGAAAAAAGAAGTGGTCTACCACGAGGTCGGCGGCTTCGAACCGGGCCTGCAGCCAGGTGAAGTAGAGAAGAAGAAGTAA
- a CDS encoding class II aldolase/adducin family protein, translated as MKTSKKDLEEIKKKVALGNRIMFHQGLADYHGHVSARIPGTRKFFIKPVLAPLGEVAPKHIIEVDIDQYFEVCEQNYAKAGSKRAVTKIKNPPRETMIHAAIYHARPEVNSVVHTHQTLATAFSVAGTPILPIYNQAAVFAPETPIFPSPRLIYTMQDGKEICATLKDRMAMLLKGHGVVVVGDSLEYATVHAIYLERTAYMQFVASCVGKPEVMPQKEIDYMKENMMFRSYDAFAYFRSLLPKGGRL; from the coding sequence GTGAAAACCAGCAAGAAAGATCTCGAAGAAATCAAAAAGAAAGTCGCCCTAGGCAACCGCATCATGTTCCACCAAGGCTTGGCCGATTACCACGGCCATGTCAGTGCGCGAATTCCCGGAACAAGAAAATTTTTCATCAAGCCGGTGTTGGCTCCCCTCGGCGAAGTCGCGCCCAAACATATTATCGAAGTCGACATCGACCAATACTTCGAAGTTTGTGAGCAGAACTACGCCAAGGCCGGCAGCAAACGCGCCGTCACCAAAATCAAAAATCCGCCCCGCGAGACCATGATCCACGCGGCAATCTATCACGCTCGGCCGGAAGTGAATTCGGTGGTCCACACACACCAAACCTTGGCCACCGCTTTTTCCGTCGCCGGCACGCCGATCCTGCCGATTTACAATCAGGCCGCGGTGTTCGCGCCGGAAACGCCGATTTTCCCCAGCCCGCGCTTGATCTACACCATGCAAGACGGCAAAGAAATCTGCGCGACGCTAAAAGACCGCATGGCGATGCTGCTCAAGGGCCACGGCGTTGTTGTGGTTGGCGATAGCTTGGAATATGCTACGGTCCACGCGATTTACCTGGAGCGGACGGCCTATATGCAGTTCGTCGCTAGCTGCGTCGGCAAGCCGGAAGTCATGCCGCAAAAAGAGATCGACTACATGAAAGAAAACATGATGTTCCGTTCCTATGACGCTTTCGCTTATTTCCGTTCGCTGCTGCCCAAGGGCGGCCGCTTATAA